The following coding sequences are from one Sciurus carolinensis chromosome 11, mSciCar1.2, whole genome shotgun sequence window:
- the Pate1 gene encoding prostate and testis expressed protein 1: MDMRPLLGFLILLCCLRVMEIIQCRMCHLQFPGENCSRGRGICMATTDEACTVGRMFKKDGTPWLTFMGCLKNCANVENIKWSIYLVSFRCCRSYDMCNENL; encoded by the exons ATGGACATGCGCCCTCTTCTGGGATTCCTCATCCTGCTCTGCTGCCTTAGGG TTATGGAAATTATTCAATGTAGGATGTGTCACCTCCAGTTCCCTGGAGAAAACTGCTCTAGAGGAAGAGGAATATGTATGGCAACCACAGACGAGGCCTGCACAGTTGGGAGGATGTTCAAAA AGGATGGCACACCCTGGTTAACCTTCATGGGCTGCCTAAAGAACTGTGCTAACGTGGAAAACATAAAGTGGAGCATCTATCTGGTGAGCTTCAGGTGTTGCCGGAGCTACGACATGTGCAATGAAAACCTTTAG
- the LOC124959701 gene encoding signal peptidase complex catalytic subunit SEC11A-like, with product MNFLRVDCERAGPALQRVRQVVTPRSAAAGVPLAGPATLSLDFLDDVRRMNKRQLYYQVLNFVSSALTIWKGLMVITGSESPVVVLSGSTEPAFHRGNLLFLTNPVEDPIGVGEIVIFRIEGREIPIVHRVLKIHEKGFAPYIGIVTILMNDYPKFKYAIFFLLGLFVLVHRKKPTLLFLERCRTFCY from the exons ATGAATTTTCTGAGAGT GGACTGTGAGCGAGCCGGGCCAGCGCTCCAGCGGGTCCGCCAGGTGGTCACACCGCGCTCTGCTGCGGCGGGTGTCCCGCTCGCCGGTCCCGCCACGCTGTCTCTAGACTTTTTGGATGATGTGCGGCGGATGAACAAGAGGCAGCTGTATTATCAAGTCCTAAATTTTGTCTCCTCGGCACTAACGATCTGGAAGGGGTTAATGGTAATAACTGGAAGTGAAAGTCCAGTTGTGGTGCTGAGTGGCAGCACGGAACCTGCATTTCATAGAGGAAATCTTCTCTTTTTAACAAATCCAGTTGAAGATCCCATAGGAGTGGGAGAAATTGTCATTTTTAGAATAGAAGGAAGAGAAATTCCTATAGTTCACCGAGTCCTGAAGATTCATGAAAA AGGTTTTGCTCCTTATATTGGAATTGTGACGATCCTCATGAATGACTATCCTAAATTTAAGTATGCAATATTTTTTTTGCTGGGTTTATTCGTGCTGGTTCATCGTAAGAAGCCTACCTTGCTGTTCCTGGAAAGATGCCGCACTTTTTGTTACTGA